TGACCTTTGTGACGGTGCAAACTGTAAAAGGTGCATCAATGCATGTCCAAAGGACACTTTCAAGTGGGAGAATCTGGTTGTTCTGGGAGAGGAAGCTTAAGCTTCCTGCCTTTTTTTTTAGAAGGAATTTATTATGAAAATACTTGTTGTTGGTGGATTTTTAGGCAGTGGAAAAACATCCACCATTATTAGATTAGGTAAAGAATTCAGTGAGGCAGGCCAGAAGGTTGCTGTTATTGTCAACGAGATCGGTGAGGTAGGACTTGACGGGGATGTTATTTCCAAGTATGGCCTTGATATGACCGAACTGACAAGTGGTTGCATCTGTTGTTCTCTAAAAGTCAATATGAAAACAACTCTGACGCTCCTCAGAAAAGACTACAAACCTGATATTATTCTTATTGAGCCAACAGGAATAGCTTTCCCACAGATCATCAAGAATGAGATCGATCTGATGGACCTGAAGGATACCACTGTTCAGCCTCTTGTTACGTTGATCGACGGCAGCAGGTTCAAGCAGTTGATGAAGGAAGCAAAGAACTTTGCTATGAGGCAGATCATCGATGCTGAGATCTTATGTATCAATAAGATAGACCTCATCGATGAGATACGCATCCCTATTCTTGAGACTTCAGTGCAGCAGTTAAATCCAAAGGCAAAGGTATTGTTGCTTACCACATCTAAAGAGGATGAGCACTGGCATGAATTTGTTGAGCTTGCAATGGGTGATGTTCCCAGCCAGCACGGTCATCAAGTGTTAAAGACCACGAGCCCTGAGACAGAAGTTATTGATGAGGCAACAGGACTGCCTGTAGAGCAGACTCTTGATTCCATTGAGGCTTCAGGCATAGCCAGTTATGCTACTGAGTTCCTGCTTGATGGACGCATATCCACGGATTTAGCGCAGACAACTGCAAAGGATATCATGACCACTATTAAGTCTAAAGTAATAGAGCTTAGTCCTGAATTTGTCGGTCATATCAAGCTCTTCATCGAGTCCGGTTCTAATACTGTAAAGACCAATCTTACGGCATATGATCAGGACATTACTATGGAGGTCATTGATACGGAGACCGGGCAAGTGCCCCGACTTAAAGTTCTCTCCGCAGTTTCAAGCATTGATCATGATAAGCTTGTGCATATAGTAATTGATACAATTTCTGAAAAACTGGGTGACCAGAAGATAAGTTTCAAGCACAACAAGCCGCATGATCACGATCATCACCATGGTCATTCCAAACCAATAGATTTAGTCAATAACAATTGATTATGACGGATCAATGCAGCAATAATCTTTGCTGCTATCTTTTTTTATTGTTATTAATGTTTATTTTGTTTTTTTTATTTTGACTTTATTCTTTGAATGGATCATTTGCTGTTTTTCTTTTGTAGGGCACCTGACCTAAAATATGTCTTATATAAGTATAACGCATAACATGTGATTCACGTAACTGTCTCTATATCTTGTATCTGATCATTTGTACACTTCGACTTTTGACGATACTTAAATCGAACGGTTAACAATTAGTAACTAAAATTCAACCCTGTTCTAAAATCTTAATATATGATATAGTTGTGTAAATTTTTTTAGTGTAAAATGGCAACAGTGGAAAGAAAAAAGTTAATTTAGAAATTATATTTATTTTTATAATTATTTCATTTTCGACAAGCAAACTTTAGTTAGCAGGGTGAAAATGGAAAAATCGTGCAGTCATATTTAAAGTTAACCGTTACTTTTAGACTTTTGTTATGATGTAGTGGCATAAAATCGTATAAATTCATGTTTACATCCTAAATATAATCAGGCTATTTGTTAGTCATTAGTTAGAAAAAATGAAATCTGGGGATACTGTGTAAAAATCCATCATGTACTTGTATGCTTTTATTTTTATATATCTGCAAAACCGCAAGGTTTATATGTCTGTCTAGAATACGTGGTTATGTGGAAAGATGAAGTTAGCAAATGACTAAAACATGTTAGCAAATGGTTGTGGAGACTTTTGCTGAATGATATGTGTCATGTGTCGACTGATGTCCATCTGCTGTTAGTTGCATACTTCGCTTGAATGTATGCCAGCGCTGCAGCAGGAAGTCAATCTAGATCTAAGGAGGTAGAATTAGATGGATATAGACCCAAGCAAAATATTAGTTAGGTATAATGTTGCTAAAGAAAAAGCACAGACACCTGAAGAGATGGCAGCTGAGATGTACCCAAGCACAGAGCCTGCAAAGACAATTTGTGCTGCAATCTTTGATGGAGAAGAAGACGACGTAATCGAAGGTCTTGAGAAGGCAATCGAGGGCGGAGCAGACGCAGTAAAGCTCATCGATGATGTGCTTATGGTTGGAATGAAGATCGTTACAGACTTATACGACCAGGGTGTCATTTTCCTGCCAAACGTTATGATGTCAGCAGATGCAATGCTTGAAGGTATCGAATACTGTAAGGAACAGGGTGGCGCAGCACCAAAACCAAAAGGAAAGGTTGTTTGCCACGTAGCAGAAGGTGACGTACACGACATCGGTAAGTCAATCGTAGCAGCACTCCTCAGAGCAGCTGGTTATGAAGTAGTTGACCTTGGCCGTGATGTACCAGTCGATGAAGTTATCGCAGCTGTAAAGAAGGAAAGCCCAATGATGCTTACCGGAACAGCACTGATGACAACAACAATGTATGCATTCAAGGAAGTCAACGACAGACTCCTCGAGTCCGGAATCAAAGTACCATTCCAGTGCGGTGGCGGAGCAGTAAACCAGGACTTCGTTACACAGTACGAACTCG
The sequence above is a segment of the uncultured Methanolobus sp. genome. Coding sequences within it:
- a CDS encoding GTP-binding protein, with protein sequence MKILVVGGFLGSGKTSTIIRLGKEFSEAGQKVAVIVNEIGEVGLDGDVISKYGLDMTELTSGCICCSLKVNMKTTLTLLRKDYKPDIILIEPTGIAFPQIIKNEIDLMDLKDTTVQPLVTLIDGSRFKQLMKEAKNFAMRQIIDAEILCINKIDLIDEIRIPILETSVQQLNPKAKVLLLTTSKEDEHWHEFVELAMGDVPSQHGHQVLKTTSPETEVIDEATGLPVEQTLDSIEASGIASYATEFLLDGRISTDLAQTTAKDIMTTIKSKVIELSPEFVGHIKLFIESGSNTVKTNLTAYDQDITMEVIDTETGQVPRLKVLSAVSSIDHDKLVHIVIDTISEKLGDQKISFKHNKPHDHDHHHGHSKPIDLVNNN
- the mtaC gene encoding methanol--corrinoid protein MtaC; translated protein: MDIDPSKILVRYNVAKEKAQTPEEMAAEMYPSTEPAKTICAAIFDGEEDDVIEGLEKAIEGGADAVKLIDDVLMVGMKIVTDLYDQGVIFLPNVMMSADAMLEGIEYCKEQGGAAPKPKGKVVCHVAEGDVHDIGKSIVAALLRAAGYEVVDLGRDVPVDEVIAAVKKESPMMLTGTALMTTTMYAFKEVNDRLLESGIKVPFQCGGGAVNQDFVTQYELGVYGEEAADAPKMADAILSGKGLAQLKEQFHKH